Proteins from a single region of Synchiropus splendidus isolate RoL2022-P1 chromosome 3, RoL_Sspl_1.0, whole genome shotgun sequence:
- the LOC128755491 gene encoding 5'-AMP-activated protein kinase subunit gamma-2-like isoform X3 has protein sequence MSLLEPHDVISKGATKSRLRVCSPRLPRRRASSFGSPKTLVGSEARPPNQSPCLQTGSSSQEPVKPARRMSFSGILRSSRELNHRPFFPSLRLRGVREQSRASSQPFPSRPAPPPELFQLEIYQTEPRSRRPRSFSSPPDTQQLSSSWTSSPQGAPPLVEVEGQRSEADTDATGWAESERDIYMRFMRSHKCYDIIPTSSKLVVFDTHLQVKKAFFALVANGVRAAPLWETKKQNFVGMLTITDFINILTRYYKSPMVQIYELEEHKIETWRELYLQETFKPLVHISPDASIFEAVHSLIKNKIHRLPVIDPVSGNALYILTHKRILKFLQLFVCEMPMPAFMKKSLDQLGVGTFHNIAFIHPDTPLITALSVFTRRRVSALPVVDENGRVVDIYSKFDVINLAAEKTYNNLDITVTQALRHRSQYFEGVMKCHRLETLETIVDRIVKAEVHRLVVVDEESRIIGIVSLSDILQALILTPAGLSRVGSMPRQGDHLGEENLKKEKVAEGSLLNDGDQEGEQWESPAREGGTAWVGEEKLVVFGEEGGEFISAGQERAGAEQIQEEEKEDTEKIEEVKQETADTEEEVKEETDKEETEEEVKEETEKTEEEVKEETDEEVKEETEKTEEEVKEETDEEVKEETEETEEEVKEETEKTVEEVKEETDEEVKEETEKTEEEVKEETEETEEEVKEETEETEEEVKEETDEEVKEETEETEEEVKEETEETAEEVKEETEKEMEQGVTSEAGVETGQEEQEVAE, from the exons ATGTCACTGCTGGAGCcccatgatgtcatcagcaag GGAGCCACAAAGTCTCGTCTTCGAGTTTGCAGCCCCCGACTGCCCAGACGCAGAGCCTCTAGTTTTGGATCCCCCAAAACCTTGGTGGGCTCAGAGGCCAGACCTCCCAACCAGAGTCCATGTTTGCAGACTGGATCTTCATCACAGGAACCCGTGAAACCTGCTCGCAG GATGAGCTTCAGTGGGATCCTTAGATCATCACGGGAGTTGAACCACAGACCTTTCTTTCCTTCTCTCAGACTCCGGGGCgtcagagagcagagcagag CATCCTCCCAGCCCTTCCCTTCTCGCCCTGCCCCACCCCCAGAGCTGTTCCAGTTGGAGATCTATCAGACGGAACCTCGGAGCAGGAGGCCTCgctctttctcttctcctcctgacaCTCAGCAGCTCAGCTCTTCTTGGACCTCCTCCCCTCAGGGGGCGCCCCCTCTG GTGGAGGttgagggtcaaaggtcagaggcTGACACAGACGCAACAG GATGGGCGGAGTCAGAGCGTGACATCTACATGCGCTTCATGAGGAGTCATAAATGTTATGACATCATCCCCACATCCTCCAAGTTGGTGGTGTTCGACACCCACCTGCAG GTGAAAAAGGCCTTCTTTGCTCTGGTGGCCAATGGCGTGAGAGCAGCGCCGCTGTGGGAGACCAAGAAGCAGAACTTTGTGG GGATGCTGACCATCACGGATTTTATCAACATCTTAACAAGATACTACAAATCACCCATg GTTCAGATCTATGAGCTGGAAGAACACAAGATTGAGACGTGGCGAG AACTTTACCTGCAGGAAACATTCAAACCTCTTGTCCACATCTCACCTGACGCCAG catTTTTGAGGCCGTCCACTCCCTCATCAAAAACAAGATCCATCGCTTGCCGGTCATCGACCCAGTCAGTGGAAATGCTCTCTACATCCTGACACACAAGAGGATCCTCAAGTTCCTGCAGCTTTTC GTGTGTGAGATGCCCATGCCTGCCTTCATGAAAAAGAGCCTGGATCAGTTGGGCGTGGGAACCTTCCATAACATCGCCTTCATCCACCCAGACACGCCCCTCATCACCGCCCTGTCCGTCTTTACCCGCCGCCGCGTCTCTGCGCTGCCCGTCGTTGATGAGAACG GTCGAGTCGTGGACATCTACTCCAAGTTTGACGTCATT aACCTGGCGGCAGAGAAGACCTATAACAACTTGGACATCACCGTCACTCAAGCACTCAGGCATCGATCACAGTACTTCGAAGGTGTCATGAAGTGTCACCGTCTGGAGACCCTGGAGACCATCGTGGACCGCATCGTGAAAGCCGAG gtccaCAGACTGGTTGTTGTTGATGAAGAGTCACGAATCATCGGCATCGTTTCTCTATCAGATATTCTCCAAGCTCTGATCCTGACACCAGCAG GTCTGAGCAGGGTGGGCTCTATGCCACGTCAAGGTGACCACCTGGGAGAGGAGAacctgaagaaggagaaggtggCTGAAGGCTCCCTGCTGAATGATGGAGACCAGGAGGGGGAGCAGTGGGAGTCTCCTGCCAGGGAGGGGGGGACAGCGTGGGTGGGGGAGGAGAAACTGGTTGTGTttggagaagaaggaggtgaaTTCATAAGTGCAGGACAGGAGCGAGCAGGAGCAGAACAgattcaggaggaggagaaggaggacacGGAGAAgatagaggaggtgaagcaGGAAACAGCGGAcactgaggaggaagtgaaggaggaaacagacaaggaggagactgaggaggaggtgaaggaggaaacggagaagacagaggaggaggtaaaggaggagacagatgaggaggtgaaggaggagacagagaagacggaggaggaggtaaaggaggaaacagatgaggaggtgaaggaggaaacagaggagactgaggaggaggtgaaggaggaaacGGAGAAGACAGTGGAGGAGGTAAAGGAGGAGACagatgaggaggtgaaggaggagacagagaagacggaggaggaggtgaaggaggaaacagaggagacggaggaggaggtgaaggaggaaacagaggagacggaggaggaggtgaaggaggaaacagatgaggaggtgaaggaggaaacagaggagacggaggaggaggtgaaggaggaaacagaggagacggctgaggaggtgaaggaggaaacaGAGAAGGAGATGGAGCAGGGGGTGACGAGTGAAGCTGGGGTAGAAACgggacaggaggagcaggaagtagcagAATAG
- the LOC128755491 gene encoding golgin subfamily A member 6-like protein 22 isoform X6, with translation MKDERQVEVEGQRSEADTDATGWAESERDIYMRFMRSHKCYDIIPTSSKLVVFDTHLQVKKAFFALVANGVRAAPLWETKKQNFVGMLTITDFINILTRYYKSPMVQIYELEEHKIETWRELYLQETFKPLVHISPDASIFEAVHSLIKNKIHRLPVIDPVSGNALYILTHKRILKFLQLFVCEMPMPAFMKKSLDQLGVGTFHNIAFIHPDTPLITALSVFTRRRVSALPVVDENGRVVDIYSKFDVIVSKTPPGGPEELQHSVENNLAAEKTYNNLDITVTQALRHRSQYFEGVMKCHRLETLETIVDRIVKAEVHRLVVVDEESRIIGIVSLSDILQALILTPAGLSRVGSMPRQGDHLGEENLKKEKVAEGSLLNDGDQEGEQWESPAREGGTAWVGEEKLVVFGEEGGEFISAGQERAGAEQIQEEEKEDTEKIEEVKQETADTEEEVKEETDKEETEEEVKEETEKTEEEVKEETDEEVKEETEKTEEEVKEETDEEVKEETEETEEEVKEETEKTVEEVKEETDEEVKEETEKTEEEVKEETEETEEEVKEETEETEEEVKEETDEEVKEETEETEEEVKEETEETAEEVKEETEKEMEQGVTSEAGVETGQEEQEVAE, from the exons ATGAAGGATGAACGGCAG GTGGAGGttgagggtcaaaggtcagaggcTGACACAGACGCAACAG GATGGGCGGAGTCAGAGCGTGACATCTACATGCGCTTCATGAGGAGTCATAAATGTTATGACATCATCCCCACATCCTCCAAGTTGGTGGTGTTCGACACCCACCTGCAG GTGAAAAAGGCCTTCTTTGCTCTGGTGGCCAATGGCGTGAGAGCAGCGCCGCTGTGGGAGACCAAGAAGCAGAACTTTGTGG GGATGCTGACCATCACGGATTTTATCAACATCTTAACAAGATACTACAAATCACCCATg GTTCAGATCTATGAGCTGGAAGAACACAAGATTGAGACGTGGCGAG AACTTTACCTGCAGGAAACATTCAAACCTCTTGTCCACATCTCACCTGACGCCAG catTTTTGAGGCCGTCCACTCCCTCATCAAAAACAAGATCCATCGCTTGCCGGTCATCGACCCAGTCAGTGGAAATGCTCTCTACATCCTGACACACAAGAGGATCCTCAAGTTCCTGCAGCTTTTC GTGTGTGAGATGCCCATGCCTGCCTTCATGAAAAAGAGCCTGGATCAGTTGGGCGTGGGAACCTTCCATAACATCGCCTTCATCCACCCAGACACGCCCCTCATCACCGCCCTGTCCGTCTTTACCCGCCGCCGCGTCTCTGCGCTGCCCGTCGTTGATGAGAACG GTCGAGTCGTGGACATCTACTCCAAGTTTGACGTCATTGTGAGTAAAACACCACCTGGTGGCCCCGAGGAGTTACAGcacagtgtggaaaat aACCTGGCGGCAGAGAAGACCTATAACAACTTGGACATCACCGTCACTCAAGCACTCAGGCATCGATCACAGTACTTCGAAGGTGTCATGAAGTGTCACCGTCTGGAGACCCTGGAGACCATCGTGGACCGCATCGTGAAAGCCGAG gtccaCAGACTGGTTGTTGTTGATGAAGAGTCACGAATCATCGGCATCGTTTCTCTATCAGATATTCTCCAAGCTCTGATCCTGACACCAGCAG GTCTGAGCAGGGTGGGCTCTATGCCACGTCAAGGTGACCACCTGGGAGAGGAGAacctgaagaaggagaaggtggCTGAAGGCTCCCTGCTGAATGATGGAGACCAGGAGGGGGAGCAGTGGGAGTCTCCTGCCAGGGAGGGGGGGACAGCGTGGGTGGGGGAGGAGAAACTGGTTGTGTttggagaagaaggaggtgaaTTCATAAGTGCAGGACAGGAGCGAGCAGGAGCAGAACAgattcaggaggaggagaaggaggacacGGAGAAgatagaggaggtgaagcaGGAAACAGCGGAcactgaggaggaagtgaaggaggaaacagacaaggaggagactgaggaggaggtgaaggaggaaacggagaagacagaggaggaggtaaaggaggagacagatgaggaggtgaaggaggagacagagaagacggaggaggaggtaaaggaggaaacagatgaggaggtgaaggaggaaacagaggagactgaggaggaggtgaaggaggaaacGGAGAAGACAGTGGAGGAGGTAAAGGAGGAGACagatgaggaggtgaaggaggagacagagaagacggaggaggaggtgaaggaggaaacagaggagacggaggaggaggtgaaggaggaaacagaggagacggaggaggaggtgaaggaggaaacagatgaggaggtgaaggaggaaacagaggagacggaggaggaggtgaaggaggaaacagaggagacggctgaggaggtgaaggaggaaacaGAGAAGGAGATGGAGCAGGGGGTGACGAGTGAAGCTGGGGTAGAAACgggacaggaggagcaggaagtagcagAATAG